Sequence from the Metasolibacillus fluoroglycofenilyticus genome:
GTGTTCAAGCTGCCCACGAAAATCTTGTCTATATCCTTCAAAAAGATCAAAGCTTGCTTGATCACCACTTAAAAGAATTGCTCGACCATACACTCCTTCCATTGCTAAATTAAAGCGAAGATTGTCAACCGTACGGATTTGCTCTACTCTTCTCTCTAGCGCCTCCTCCGTTTTAGTTTCAATATTATTAACACTGAAAAAATTAATTCCAGCCATTAATAATAAAATAGCGACCATCGAAAAAAACGATAGGTTCAGTTTTTTACCAATACTCATACAAATTTCTCTCTCCTTGTTTTACAGGCCATGTAAACCTTTAAAGTATGTATTTCTTAAAGCATTTATAGATACTATTCTCCTTAGAGAAACTATATCTACAATCGATTATTTAGCAATTAATCCCCCCTTATCTATTAATTATATAATAAAAAACCAATTTTCCGAAAATTAAAATAATTCTAATTGAATAAAAAAATAGTCAAGGAGCGTGCCAAAATTAATTTTGGACGCCTCCTTGACAAATAGAAGAGTAATAATTCTTTATAACTATTACATTTTGACGCTGTTGGTAGTGCTTCTCCAAAGAATTCACTCGTTAAAATAGCAAAATATTTCTTCGAAAACAGGAGAAAGACCGAGTTTAACGACTTACTTTTAAATTTAAGATAAAGATAGAGTTAATTTATCACTATACTGAGGAGAAATTTGAATTTGGAGATAGCCTCAGTAATTCTGCTTTTCTTTAAAACTCAAACCGGATAAGCCCCGTCCCATACTACCTTCTGATAATGCTTTGCATCAGTATCGCCTTCTGTGCTAAAGAACAATATTTTTGAACTGCCATTAATATTTAACTGCTCCTTTAAATGCATGTACTCACCTTTCCTTAACATTTCACTCAATGCTCCTACACCAACAGCTCCTGATTCCCCAGAAATTACTTGTACATCACCTTTAATAGGTGCTGCTAAAATCCTCATCCCCTGCGCAGCAATATAATCAGGGCAAGATAAAAACGCATCGGCATAATCATTTAAAATTTGCCAGCCTAATGTGCTTGGCTCGCCACATGCTAGCCCTGCCATAATCGTATCCATATCACCTTTAACATAATGAAGCTGACCATCGTTTGCTTCGGCTGTTTTAAATAGGCAATCCGCCTTATCGGGTTCTACAACAATGGTAATTGGTCGTTCTTCCCCATAAACATCTGCAAAAAAACCTTGAACAGCTGCGGCCATTGAGCCAACGCCTGCTTGTATGAAAATATGGGTAGGCTTTTCATCTAATTGCTTTAACTGCTCATAGGCTTCTATAGCCATCGTCATATAGCCTTGCATAATGTTTTTCGGAATTTCCTCATAATTTTCCCACGCTGTATCTTGTACGAGCACCCAATTATTTTGTTCAGCATGCTCAGCTGCTAAGCGAACTGTATCATCATAATTGACATTTGTAATAGAGGCCTTTGAGCCTAAGTTTTTAATATGGTTCAACCTTTCTTCTGAAGAGCCTTTCGGCATATAAACAACTGATTTTTGCCTTAGTTGCTGTGCTGTCCATGCAACGCCTCTCCCATGGTTACCATCTGTTGCAGTAATAAAGGTTAATTCGCCCAGTTGCTCCTTCACTTCTGACGAAACAAGCTTGTCGTAAGTTAATTCGGCTGGCTTTATATTTAATTTTTTAGCTAAATATAACCCAATGGCATACGAACCACCTAATGCTTTAAATGCGTTTAAACCAAATCTGTACGATTCATCCTTAACAAATAATTTACTAACATTCAATTCTTTAGCTAAATTATCTAAAACAGCTAAAGGAGTTGCTTCATATTGCGGAAAGCTTCTATGAAATGCCTGTACTTTTTCCGCTTCCTTTCGCCCTAAAAAATCAATGCTTGTGCCCGGCTTTGTTTTGCGATTATATTTTACTAATTTCATTCCCAATCCCCTCCTAGACGAAGTTTAACGATTTCTGCAAAAAATTCTGCACCTGTTGCTAATATAGCATCGTTATAATTATATAGAGCATTGTGGAGCGGTATAATTTCCTCGTTCGATACCCTGCTCCCTAGAAATACGAAGCAACCTGGAATCTTTTCTAAAAATTTACCAAAATCCTCTGATGCCATAAATGGCTCACAACTTGCATTGATATTTTCATTTCCTACGATATTGGTAGCTGCTTTGATGGCTGTTTCTGTGCAGCCTTCCTCATTAATTGTCGGTGAAAATTCATGTGTATATTGAAATTCACAGGTAGCGCCATGCATCGCACAAATTCCCTCACAAATGCTTCTCATTCTTTGTTCTAGCAGCTGCTGCACTTTTGGTGTGAAGCTACGCGTATCCCCTTTAATTTCTACATTTGAGGGAATTGCATTGCGAATCCCGTCTGTCCATATTTCTGTGCAAGAAATGACTGCCGTATCATTTGGATTGACATTACGGGCAACAATCGTTTGCAGTGCAATAATAATTTCTGCGGCAATTACTAACGGGTCAATTCCCATATGTGGACTTGATGCGTGAGAGCCCTTTCCTTTAATACGAATAATAAAATTATCCTCACTCGCCATAATGGGGCCCGGTCGGGTTTGTATTGTGCCCGCGGGAAGCCCCGGCATATTGTGCAAACCATAGATTTCATCTACTGGAAAGCGTTCGAATAGCTGGTCGTCCATCATCGCCTGTGCACCTTTACCAATTTCTTCAGCAGGCTGGAAAATGAAACGAACAGTGCCATTAAAATTCTTCCTAGTAGTAAGTAATTTAGCGGCCCCTAATAATGTTGTCATATGCCCATCATGCCCACATGCATGCATTTTCCCATGATGCTTAGAGCGATAAGAAAGCTCCCTCACTTCCGTTAAATTCAATGCATCCATATCTGCTCGCAAACCAATTATTTTCTTTCCATTGCCGACAGTCAGGCTTGCCACAATACCCGTACCACCAATATTTTCGTGAACGTCCAACCCCATTTTTTTCAGCTCCTGTGCAATATAGGCTGAAGTTTTCACTTCCTCAAACGCCGTTTCAGGGTATTGATGCAAATGATGTCGCCATTGTAAAAGCTGCTTTTGCAATTCATTTTTGTTCATTTTTATCCTCCTTACATCAATGTTCTACCACGTAATGAATTAATCTTAAAAAAGCACGAATGCCTACTTGCAGCTTCGGTTCAGGTGTATGCTCCTCTTTCGTGTGCGATAAACCGCCTTCGGACATTATAAACATCATTACGGTTGGTACTACTTTTGCCATTTCAACTGCATCGTGTAGAGGGCCTGAATACATCTTCGTTGCCTCACCTGTTTCCTCCTCTACTGCTTGCTCACATAAACGAATCAATTGATTATCAAATAATTGCGGTGCAACTGAATAAACTTTTCGCCATTCGACAGAAACACCATTCGTACTCGCTATTTTTTCAGTAGTAGCTTGCGCTTCCTCGTACATTTTTTGCAAATCCTTGATATCAATCGTTCGCATATCTAAGGAGATGGTACATTTTCCGGGCACAATTGTTACAACATCTGGCTGTACCTGCACTTGACCTACTGTGCAAACCGCATTATATTTTAATGCAATTTTTCTAAACGCTAATGCAGCCTCAGCCGCTGCTAAAAATGCATCTCGGCGCATAGGTACTGGAAATGAGCCTGCATGTGCTGCCTGTCCTGAAAAATCAATATAATGACGCTCTACTCCTGCGGCTCCAAATACGCAGGCAACATCCTTTTGCTCTTTTTCTAAAATAGGACCTTGCTCGATATGCAGCTCTAAATAGCTTTGAATATTTTTTATTAAAAACTCCTGCTGTGCTTGCAGCATTTTCTCTGGTGTAACTTGAAATTCAGTTACTGCCTTTTCAAAAGCTATACCACTTAAATCAACACGACCTATTAATTCATTAACATTTAAAGAACCACTTGCTGCTGAAGAGCCTAAGCAGCTATAGCCGTAGCGTGCCCCCTCCTCATCTGCCCAATCTACAACATAAATTGTTTTTTTCGGCTTCTTGCCATCAATTGTGTAACGTCTTAACGCTTCAAGCCCTACCAATACACCCAGCGCCCCATCAAGCCAGCCACCATTCGGTACACTATCTAAATGACTGCCAATAACAATAGCCTCGGTGCTCTCTCCTTCAATCTTCGTCCAAATATTGCCTGCGCTATCCATCGAAATCTCTGCTCCGAGCGCTTCAGCCTTTTGGCGGTACCAATCACGTGACGTTTGCCAGAGCGCTGTCCATGCTACGCGCTGTGCCCCATGCTCATTTGATGAGAGTGCAGCAAGCTCCTTTAAATCTTGAATGACACGCATTGCACCTTCATTTAAGCTATATTCCATCGTCCTTCCCCTTTCTTTTCCCTGTATTAACAATTTAGTCCATAAGGCTAACAATCCATCGAAAATAAAAAACTATAGACTAAATATTTATCACATTTAATAAAACACTAAATATTTAACGTCTGCCTCCCAATACGTTAAAATATTGCTATTGCAACTAATATAACTACAGTCTGAATATTCTTTCTATAAATTTTACGATTATTTTTATCAGATTTATCCTATATTCGTAATCTATAAAAATTCGATAACGACTTGCATATTAAATTTTCATTTTATGTAAAATCTAATGATGAAAGGAATGGATAACAGATGACGAGCTCAAAACCAATTGCGCAAAATATTATAGACGGTACAATCTTTGAAATTAAGTTAACAGAGGATTTAGAGGAACAAATTAATTATCATTTTGAGGACTATGCAATTGCTATATTTACGCAGGATTATCATCATTTACGTTCAGATTATATTCCTATCCATTGGCATAATGCGCTGCAAATGATTTGGGTGTATCAAGGCTCACTTGAGTATCAAATTAATAATAAAGTTATTACGATAACAGAAAATTCACTTTTACTTATTAATAATAAGCAGCTCCATAGCTCTAAAACGATTGACCAAAACGCCAATGTACTATGCATTAATTTCGATTTAAACTTTTTTCATCCAAAGCTGCTAACAGCACATGTGGAGCCATTTTTCGAGAAAAATCCGTTTGCCTATTATTTGCTACCATTATCGCTTGAACAAAAGGTGAAGCTAGCTGAATGGATAGACAGCCAAAAACCAGCACTCTTTTCAGTTATCGCTTTTTTAACAATGTTGATAGAACATTTACTCACACATTATGATGCTGCAACGAAAAATAATGAGGAAAATGAAATAGCTGTTTTCAATCAAATGCTGCAATACATCCAGAAAAATTACAGAAATACTATTACAGTCAATGACTTAACAAGCTGTGCATTAATTAATAAAAATACTTGCACGCGGCTATTTCAAAAATACACACGTTTACCACCAATAAAA
This genomic interval carries:
- a CDS encoding helix-turn-helix transcriptional regulator; its protein translation is MTSSKPIAQNIIDGTIFEIKLTEDLEEQINYHFEDYAIAIFTQDYHHLRSDYIPIHWHNALQMIWVYQGSLEYQINNKVITITENSLLLINNKQLHSSKTIDQNANVLCINFDLNFFHPKLLTAHVEPFFEKNPFAYYLLPLSLEQKVKLAEWIDSQKPALFSVIAFLTMLIEHLLTHYDAATKNNEENEIAVFNQMLQYIQKNYRNTITVNDLTSCALINKNTCTRLFQKYTRLPPIKFINKHRLYIAQDLILHTNKSISAISEEVGFNQVSYFVELFRKNYHLAPLQYRNKYRVQTNV
- the dpaL gene encoding diaminopropionate ammonia-lyase, with protein sequence MKLVKYNRKTKPGTSIDFLGRKEAEKVQAFHRSFPQYEATPLAVLDNLAKELNVSKLFVKDESYRFGLNAFKALGGSYAIGLYLAKKLNIKPAELTYDKLVSSEVKEQLGELTFITATDGNHGRGVAWTAQQLRQKSVVYMPKGSSEERLNHIKNLGSKASITNVNYDDTVRLAAEHAEQNNWVLVQDTAWENYEEIPKNIMQGYMTMAIEAYEQLKQLDEKPTHIFIQAGVGSMAAAVQGFFADVYGEERPITIVVEPDKADCLFKTAEANDGQLHYVKGDMDTIMAGLACGEPSTLGWQILNDYADAFLSCPDYIAAQGMRILAAPIKGDVQVISGESGAVGVGALSEMLRKGEYMHLKEQLNINGSSKILFFSTEGDTDAKHYQKVVWDGAYPV
- a CDS encoding hydantoinase/carbamoylase family amidase produces the protein MEYSLNEGAMRVIQDLKELAALSSNEHGAQRVAWTALWQTSRDWYRQKAEALGAEISMDSAGNIWTKIEGESTEAIVIGSHLDSVPNGGWLDGALGVLVGLEALRRYTIDGKKPKKTIYVVDWADEEGARYGYSCLGSSAASGSLNVNELIGRVDLSGIAFEKAVTEFQVTPEKMLQAQQEFLIKNIQSYLELHIEQGPILEKEQKDVACVFGAAGVERHYIDFSGQAAHAGSFPVPMRRDAFLAAAEAALAFRKIALKYNAVCTVGQVQVQPDVVTIVPGKCTISLDMRTIDIKDLQKMYEEAQATTEKIASTNGVSVEWRKVYSVAPQLFDNQLIRLCEQAVEEETGEATKMYSGPLHDAVEMAKVVPTVMMFIMSEGGLSHTKEEHTPEPKLQVGIRAFLRLIHYVVEH
- a CDS encoding M20 aminoacylase family protein, with protein sequence MNKNELQKQLLQWRHHLHQYPETAFEEVKTSAYIAQELKKMGLDVHENIGGTGIVASLTVGNGKKIIGLRADMDALNLTEVRELSYRSKHHGKMHACGHDGHMTTLLGAAKLLTTRKNFNGTVRFIFQPAEEIGKGAQAMMDDQLFERFPVDEIYGLHNMPGLPAGTIQTRPGPIMASEDNFIIRIKGKGSHASSPHMGIDPLVIAAEIIIALQTIVARNVNPNDTAVISCTEIWTDGIRNAIPSNVEIKGDTRSFTPKVQQLLEQRMRSICEGICAMHGATCEFQYTHEFSPTINEEGCTETAIKAATNIVGNENINASCEPFMASEDFGKFLEKIPGCFVFLGSRVSNEEIIPLHNALYNYNDAILATGAEFFAEIVKLRLGGDWE